In the Mycosarcoma maydis chromosome 6, whole genome shotgun sequence genome, one interval contains:
- a CDS encoding putative chaperonin containing TCP-1 complex subunit CCT4 → MSAAAASAAAAPRGTPSQNAFKNADKPDEVRRSNLLAAKAVSDAVRTSLGPKGMDKMIQTSNGEVVITNDGATILKHMAVMHPAARMLVELSQAQDVEAGDGTTSVVVVAGSLLGAAEKMLNKGIHPTIIAESFQKAAAKAVEFLTEISTPVELNDRESLLRAASTSLNSKIVSQYSSVLAPIAVDAVTRLVTPGSSSAAAAAKANAITTSSSMGSGAEGAATTSRASRSADAQDNVDLRDIRIVKKVGGTIDDTELVEGLVLAQNVISGSGGPTRMEKAKIAVCQFQLSSPKPDMDNQIVVNDYRQMDKILKEERQYLLNMCKKIKKTGCNVLLIQKSILRDAVNELALHFLAKLKILVVKDVERDEIEFVSKTLGAKPIADIEAFTEDKLASADLIDEVQQNGSRVVKITGIKNMGRTVSILCTGANSLVLEESERSLHDALCVVRCLVKKKALIAGGGAPEVHVSRLLSQYSQTLKGMEAYCFQAYAEALEVIPTTLAENAGLNPISIVTELRNRHALGERTAGINVRKGQITNILEENVLQPLLVNTSAIELATETVSLLLRIDDYHLSR, encoded by the coding sequence ATGtcagcagccgccgcctccgccgccgccgcccCGCGGGGCACGCCTTCGCAAAACGCTTTTAAGAACGCCGACAAACCAGATGAGGTCAGGAGATCCAATCTGTtggctgccaaggctgTCAGTGATGCTGTGCGAACTTCGCTCGGACCCAAGGGCATGGACAAGATGATCCAGACCTCCAACGGTGAAGTGGTCATCACCAACGACGGCGCTACCATTCTCAAACATATGGCTGTTATGCACCCCGCTGCCAGgatgctcgtcgagctctcgCAGGCGCAGGACGTCGAGGCCGGTGACGGTACTACGTCggtcgttgtcgtcgctgGAAGCTTGCTGGGCGCTGCGGAAAAGATGCTCAACAAGGGTATTCACCCCACCATCATTGCCGAATCGTTCCAAAAGGCGGCTGCCAAGGCGGTCGAGTTCCTCACCGAGATCTCGACACCTGTCGAGCTGAATGACCGCGAGTCGCTGCTTCGTGCCGCAAGTAcctcgctcaactcgaaGATTGTCTCGCAGTACTCTTCGGTGCTTGCTCCGATTGCTGTGGATGCGGTCACGCGTCTCGTCACTCCTGGTTCGTCTAGCGCCGCGGCGGCAGCCAAGGCGAATGCCATCACGACCAGCTCTTCGATGGGCTCTGGCGCTGAAGGAGCTGCCACGACGTCGCGAGCTTCGCGATCGGCAGATGCGCAAGACAATGTTGACCTGCGCGACATCCGCATTGTCAAAAAGGTTGGCGGCACGATCGACGACACGGAGCTCGTCGAAGGACTTGTACTTGCGCAGAACGTCATCTCGGGTAGCGGAGGGCCGACTCGGATGGAAAAAGCCAAGATCGCTGTGTGCCAATTCCAGCTGAGCAGCCCGAAGCCGGACATGGATAATCAGATCGTGGTCAATGACTACCGACAGATGGACAAGATTCTCAAGGAAGAACGACAATACCTGCTCAACATGTGCAAGAAGATCAAAAAGACGGGCTGCAACGTTTTGCTGATCCAAAAATCGATCTTGCGCGATGCTGTCAACGAACTTGCGCTGCACTTCCTCGCCAAACTCAAGATCCTTGTTGTCAAAGACGTCGAGCgcgacgagatcgaatTTGTGTCCAAGACGCTGGGTGCCAAGCCGATCGCCGATATCGAAGCGTTTACCGAAGACAAGCTTGCTTCGGCGGATctgatcgacgaggtgcaGCAGAACGGTTCTCGGGTGGTCAAGATCACGGGCATCAAGAACATGGGCAGGACGGTAAGCATCCTGTGCACGGGAGCCAACTCGCTCGTGTTGGaagagagcgagcgcagTTTGCACGATGCGCTGTGTGTTGTGCGATGTctggtcaagaagaaggcgtTGATTGCGGGTGGTGGAGCGCCCGAGGTGCACGTGTCGCGTCTGTTATCGCAGTACTCGCAGACACTCAAGGGGATGGAGGCGTACTGTTTCCAGGCATACGccgaggcgctcgaggtgATTCCGACTACGCTTGCAGAGAATGCAGGCTTGAACCcgatcagcatcgtcaCTGAGCTGCGTAACCGTCACGCGCTGGGCGAGAGGACCGCGGGTATCAACGTGCGCAAGGGTCAGATCACCAACATCTTGGAGGAGAATGTGCTGCAGCCGTTGCTGGTCAACACGAGTGCTATCGAGCTGGCCACCGAGACGGTTTCACTTTTGCTCAGGATCGACGATTACCACCTTTCGCGTTGA
- a CDS encoding polyubiquitin-binding protein UFD1 (related to UFD1 - ubiquitin fusion degradation protein) has translation MSMFGGLDGGFARFMQNGMDPRFPRPPRAYDEYFKAYSMAMLPGKERLNVSYGGKIIMPPSALAHLTNLEIESPWFFELRTTGASEVRRTHAGVLEFIADEGHVHLPAWMMRTLGLSEGDPIRLTGATLPKGKMVKIQPQTVDFLEISDPKAVLEQAFRNFSALTPGDIVEISYNCLTFEILIMEITPDADGISIIETDLEVDFAAPKGYVEPTPQPRPPPPTMASKLNIDSSRVESIPPTRTSTPGSLTGTSATGGSGMATPSGPFRGSGQTLSGKKSKGKKERQIEQLDPFSMIRRTDMPRIVTNDTQLTEKKIPAALNLPFGKLFFGYEIIPVGGKVDGTVKEKKTESFGGAGTTLSGRAPRPKPQEKDNSTPTASAASSGYTLGGGRVLGESSRSSRYATPTSSDGRSLNESRREVIEIDSD, from the coding sequence ATGTCGATGTTTGGGGGTCTGGATGGCGGCTTTGCCCGCTTCATGCAGAATGGCATGGATCCGCGTTTCCCAAGACCACCGCGAGCATACGATGAATACTTTAAAGCATACAGTATGGCCATGCTTCCCGGTAAGGAACGTCTCAACGTCAGCTATGGTGGCAAAATTATCATGCCTCCATCCGCACTAGCACACTTGACCAATCTCGAAATCGAGTCGCCATGGTTCTTCGAGTTGCGCACTACAGGAGCGTCCGAGGTGCGCCGCACGCACGCTGGTGTACTCGAATTTATCGCCGACGAAGGCCACGTTCATCTTCCCGCATGGATGATGCGGACTCTCGGCTTGTCGGAAGGCGATCCTATCCGACTCACGGGCGCCACGCTCCCCAAGGGTAAGATGGTCAAGATTCAACCACAAACCGTCGATTTTTTGGAGATCAGCGACCCTAAGGCAgtgctcgagcaagcttTCCGCAACTTTTCCGCACTGACGCCCGGTGacatcgtcgagatcaGCTACAATTGCCTCACGTTTGAGATTCTCATCATGGAAATTACGCCCGATGCCGACGGTATTTCAATCATTGAAACTGATCTAGAGGTAGACTTTGCTGCACCCAAGGGCTACGTCGAGCCGACACCGCAGCCAAGacctccaccgccaaccATGGCCTCGAAACTAAACATTGACAGTTCTCGTGTTGAGTCAATTCCACCGACCCGCACGTCAACACCTGGATCGCTCACAGGCACAAGTGCTACTGGCGGTTCTGGTATGGCCACCCCATCGGGTCCCTTCCGTGGCTCAGGTCAAACACTGAgcggcaagaagagcaagggcaagaaggagCGCCAGATTGAACAACTCGATCCTTTCAGCATGATACGACGTACCGACATGCCACGCATCGTGACCAACGATACCCAGCTTACAGAGAAAAAGATTCCCGCTGCACTCAATTTGCCTTTTGGAAAATTGTTCTTTGGGTACGAGATCATCCCTGTTGGCGGCAAAGTTGATGGAACTGTaaaggagaagaagacggAAAGTTTTGGAGGAGCAGGTACGACTCTGTCTGGTCGCGCGCCACGACCCAAGCCGCAAGAGAAGGACAACAGTACACCGACggcgagcgcagcatcgtcagGTTACACGCTCGGCGGAGGGCGTGTGTTGGGAGAGAGCTCGCGAAGCAGCCGGTACGCTACACCGACAAGCTCTGATGGTCGCAGTCTCAACGAAAGCAGACGCGAAGTCATCGAAATTGACTCGGATTGA